Within the Tursiops truncatus isolate mTurTru1 chromosome 19, mTurTru1.mat.Y, whole genome shotgun sequence genome, the region ACTCAAAGAGCAAAAGTGACTAACAAGGCTTGGCATGGACTCCATGGTGAGTAACTGTCAGGACTACTCAAAGGGAACTCTATCCACTTGTCTCGCTTTGTTATTTACCGCCAGGTCTGCCTATCACCTACAATGATGCCGTCCCTGGGGAAGCATCCCATGATGAGGGAACCTCCACCCTGGCGTGGGGGTGGACCGGCTACAGTGAGGCGCGCCCCTGGAAAGTTTAGGCAAAGAAGCCCCCGGACAAATGAGCCAGGATCCccccaggaaaggaaaacacaagtGACGCCTCGCGGCTGAAGGCAATGTTCACCGCGCTGCGGTTACAGGAGGCGGTACCGGAAAAACGCTTCCAAAGGACCGTGGTGGGGACCGGGGCTGGCAACGCCCGGGGACACATGGGGTCGGCCAAACGGTGGTGAGGGTCACATCCGCCTGCGCTCTCTGACACCGCTCCCCGGCTCCAGCCAAGCCAGGGACACGAGCGGGAGGCGGGGGCTGTTCTCAGGCTGCAGGAAACGGCGACCCGGAGGCCGGCGGCGCGGGGCCTGGGGCGGGGAAGACCGGAGGACGCGGGAGCCGGATTCCTGCACAAGCCGCCAACACGGTGGCTGCTCCCGTCGGGCACATTGGGAAGGGGCGGCCGGGGGGCTGGGACACCGCTTACCGCACGGCACCCGGTTCCTCCGCTCCAGCCGGCACCGACGTGGAATCGTGCGCTCGGCCCCGCCTGTTGCTCACAGCCCGGCCCAGGGCGCTGCGGGCGGCacgggcggcgcgggcggcgcgggcgCGGAGCCGCGGGGCGGGTgcaaggcgggggcggggcctctgcgCCCGGGCCGCCTCCTCGGCCTATAACTGAGCCCCCGGGCTCCTCGCTCCCACACGGCCCCCACCGGACCCGTGAAGCGGCTTCGCCCCTTGCTTTGGACCTCGGGCCTCACTCCTCCTCCAGATGGACCCCAAGTGCTCCTGCCCCACTGGTAAGGGAGCCCTGCCTTTGAGCCTTAGGATGCCCCCTTCCCGGGCACAGGACGAGAAGGGAGGGCTTTGAGTTTTGAGCTCAGGAGGACTCCTGTCACGGGTCCAGGGCTTTCTTGGTAGCCAGGCTCCTGAGGGCACGTCAGTCTCCCTTTGCCTCTCCGTTGACACTGAGGGCACGGAGGCTCCAGGCTGTCCTTCTTGAGGTCACCCGGCAGGTCAGGGGATTGCTAGACCGGGACCCAGCGTCTGGAGGAGGCCTCGGACCTGCCACGATTtgatgggaggagggggcgcTGCCTCTTTGGGGTTCAGGCCATgggccccggcccccggcccccggccccagtCGGCCTGGCCTGCGTCTGGAGCCCGGGACCTTCCCTGTGGAGTCCCATCAGGAGGGGACCTACTCTCCTTGGACCAGAAGAGAGGAGCTGGGGCTTCTCTATCCGCCCGAGTGGACACGAGctcccagggctgggtcctgacAGAGGAGGAGGGCTCAGGGAGGCACTGCTGACCGTCTGCTGTGGCTCCTGCATCCCCGTCCCTGCTCACTGCtggcctcctttcccttcccggCAGGCGGCTCCTGCGGCTGCGCTGGCTCCTGCACCTGCAAAGCCTGCAGATGCACCTCCTGCAAGAAGAGTGAGTGTGCGGGGCCTTCTCTGGGAATGCGGGGTCTGGGCTGAGTGCGAGGAGGGGGCCCAGAGctcagcaggcaggcaggagcagGACAGTGACCAGACTTCCCGGCACCCCCCTCACCAGGAAGGGATTCACAGTCAGAGCTGGAATCACCTTCGGCATGAGCGAGACCCAGGCGCGCACTAGAGaacagggagactgaggcccagacgGGCCACCGACAAACAACCTCAGACCTGTCACTAGAACTAGTCCTCCTGCCTCCTGAGTCCCGCTTCCGAGTCCTCTCAGGGACTGAAGCACTTTAGGGACAGGAACCAGTGGCCGTGCGTGGCTTCTCGGACCTGGTGCAGCCCCTTCCTGTCGAAGCAGCCCAGAGCTTCCCTATCCCGAGCGGGAGCTGCTCTGTGCGGGCTTTGCCTCCACTTTGATCCTGAGGACTTGGCTCACATCACTGGTGGTGCTGTGGGGGCTGGCTTTCTCCTGTCCCCAGAGGCCCTGCTCACTGTCTCTCCAAGGCGCTGTGCCCTGTCCTGGGCACAGATGGGCCGGGCAACCTGAACCTAGTGTCTGAGAGCAATTACCTCAGGACAGAGGACACCATCGTAAACTCAGGGTCTGGGCCCGAGGGCGGCTGGGGCCAGGCCTGCTGCTGGGAAGGGTGGTTCCGGACAACGCGTGGTCCGACCGCACGCTGCCCTTGCCTCCCCaggctgctgctcctgctgccccGTGGGCTGCGCCAAGTGTGCCCAGGGCTGCGTCTGCAAAGGGGCCTCGGACAAGTGCAGCTGCTGTGCCTGATGTCGCGGAGAGCCTGCCCCGGGTGTCCACAGAGCAACCAGGACAAACCTGCATTTTACCGTTTTTCATACAACCGGACCTGACGCTACATTCCTTTTTCTATGAAATCTGTGACTTGTAATAAAAGCTGTTGACTTTATTCTGGCTCTGTCTTCCTTGGTCTGTCTTGGACAAAGAGACTCCGTGCCCATCAGGGCTGGCGTGGGGAACTGGACTGGACGTGCAGAGACCTCGGCTCTGGACCAAAGAgtacccccccacaccccacacccccaaaacacacacactgagCGTCTTAGCCGCTTAGGTTAATTTGAGCTTCCGTTTCTCAGCTCCAAAGGATACCCTCGCCAGATGACATAGGGCATTGGACACACAGAGGACACACTCCCTCTATTCCCCTTAGGAGTATGGATTGCAGAGAAAGTTgcccatttctcattttccttctctgggggCCCCTGCCAAACTCAGCGCTCGGTGATGAGAGCCTAGAAAAGTACCCAGAGGGGATGGAATCCCACACCCCTCTCGTGTGACTTCTGCACGGGGCTTGCGTCTAAAACACCCTGGAAAgacctctttgtattttctgccACAGTTTTCACCCTGGTCAGTAAAACGGATCGCGAAGAAAACACGTCAAAGGACACGATATGTGACACCCAGTTTTCCCTTCAACACGTAAAACCACCTTCACACGTGGAGGAGCAATTCTGGAAACTGGACGCTCTCATATGCTGCACGTACGTTGAAAGTGTGCCCGAGTCCTGGGAACACTTCACAGATGCCCCACTGTGTGGACCACACACGCCTGGAGCagctctgccccctgcctccccacaggGAACATCAGCCTTGGCTTGCCCAGGGCTACGGACAGGACACTCGCCACCCGTGACAGCTCCCTGCAGGGGCTTGGCTCTGAATCTTCGCAAGTACCTCCCTAGGTCAGGCTGACATCTTCCCTTCCCTCAAAAACCAGCCCGTGGCTCCCTGACACCCCGAAAGAAAGTGATTTGGATTTGGTGGGAATTTCCCGGCTGTTTCCCTGAGACCCGGTTTCAGAAGAAGGACTTCACGTGTTCCTCTGCAGAGTGATGGTGGTGCTGCAGTGCGTGGCGGGGGGGCCTGGTGGGGTTTATTAGCAACAAGTGTGTGCTGAGGGAACGGGTAGTATATTTCAGGTGTTGGGCCCCCTGGCGGTCTGGGGAGGGAACTCCTATTTGATGGGCACTccgagagaaagaggagacacgTGGCTCAGAAGTCAGGACCAAGATGGGCCACAGGTGCCCCGAGTGCACAGGGCATTTCGGGAGCCGGCCCGTGCTGCGTGCGTGGGCGTCGGCGTCAGGCACTCAGGTTCACAGCCACCGTGCCACTTCCTGACCTGGCAAGTCACTGATACTCTCTGAGATTTCATTGCCTCCTTTCGATACAAAAGATTAATTTCAATGAGGGGGAATGAGCGAGATAGTGGCCTGGCTCCCAGCTCGGGCTTCCCGCAAGGTGTCCCGTACGATCGCTCTCTCCACACTGACATCTGTGCACAGAGAATCCTTGAGCTCCCGACAAGCTCCTGGAGAAAGGCTCCCTGGTTTGCAAGCAAGCTCATGGTGAGGGCAGGGATGGATAGGAACCTTGCTTATGCAGTGCCAGAGGGCGTGGGGATGTCCTCCAACAAGCCCCGTGGAACGAGTCACCGCCACAGCGTTTGGACAGACTCGGTGAACCTGCATGGTCTGGAGTGATGGTGCCaattccagagaggttaagcaacctacccaagggcacacagcctaTACTCAGAGGACTAAACCTACACTGCAGCTGTCTCACCTCCCGGCCACACGGTGCCGGTTATGGCATCACTGGAGGCTGAATCCGGCCTCTCCTTTTCCAGGGCTGCAGGGTCTTCGGAGACAGTCCAGCTGTGCTCCtggctgcagaggtgggaggccgaagcccagagaggtcacaGAGCTGTGCGGAGGGTTCTGGCTGCCGGCTCAGGGCTCTcccactgctgcctctgtgccaggTGTTCAGTGTTCTCACCCTTCGTGGGATGACATGGTGTCCGGTTGGGCGCGGGGCTGCAGTCAGCCTGCAGGAGGGCCAGTCCCGTCTGTGCCACGTACAGCCACGGGacataacctctctgtggctCCGTCTGCTCTGCTCTAAAGGGAAAGTAATAGTGTCTGGCTCTCGGGATTAAAGAACTGAATACATGCAAAGAAGGTCAGAATATACTGGGCACTCAGTGAGCAATCGATCACatcacccattcatttatttatctattgatttatttgttatCATCAGCCTAGGAGACACTGTTCTCCTTCCAGACACACAAGCAAGGACGGTGTGTTTAGCTCTGTGCTCTGGGCCGTCCCCATCGACCCTGTGAGCGTGGGACCGGTTCTCCCGAGAGGGTTCTCCTGCCTTCACGCAAAGAGCCGTCGACACTACAGATAGAAAGCCGTGAGGAGCACAGTCGGTGTCCtcctcacagacacagaaggatCCTGCCATTTCTGCTGTCACCTGCATCAGGATTtccttaccattttcttttcagtgatttTCTGAAATACGTTCTACCAAAAGAAACCTCTCGAACACTACTGAAGGAAAGCGTCAGAAGGTAGCCACAAAATCATAAATACATTCCTACTGTGTCACCTTGGTCGCCCCCAGGATTGAGCTGGACATGGTAGAGACGGGCCGAGGACACAGCTCTGGGCCAAAGGGGAGCTTGCTCACTGACTCCCTCTTTCAGCTGCGAAGCGACAAAAACACAGAAGCAGGGCACCACTCCCCAGCCCTGTGTGCCTGCCTCAGTAGCCGCCCCGTACTGCAGGTACTTTGGACTTCGGGAACCGGGCTCCTGGCTGCTGTCTCCCTTCCCGGTTGGTGTGACAACTCAAAGAGCAAAAGTGACTAACAAGGCTTGGCATGGACTCCATGGTGAGTAACTGTCAGGACTACTCAAAGGGAACTCTATCCACTTGTCTCGCTTTGTTATTTACCGCCAGGTCTGCCTATCACCTACAATGATGCCGTCCCTGGGGAAGCATCCCATGATGAGGGAACCTCCACCCTGGCGTGGGGGTGGACCGGCTACAGTGAGGCGCGCCCCTGGAAAGTTTAGGCAAAGAAGCCCCCGGACAAATGAGCCAGGATCCccccaggaaaggaaaacacaagtGACGCCTCGCGGCTGAAGGCAATGTTCACCGCGCTGCGGTTACAGGAGGCGGTACCGGAAAAACGCTTCCAAAGGACCGTGGTGGGGACCGGGGCTGGCAACGCCCGGGGACACATGGGGTCGGCCAAACGGTGGTGAGGGTCACATCCGCCTGCGCTCTCTGACACCGCTCCCCGGCTCCAGCCAAGCCAGGGACACGAGCGGGAGGCGGGGGCTGTTCTCAGGCTGCAGGAAACGGCGACCCGGAGGCCGGCGGCGCGGGGCCTGGGGCGGGGAAGACCGGAGGACGCGGGAGCCGGATTCCTGCACAAGCCGCCAACACGGTGGCTGCTCCCGTCGGGCACATTGGGAAGGGGCGGCCGGGGGGCTGGGACACCGCTTACCGCACGGCACCCGGTTCCTCCGCTCCAGCCGGCACCGACGTGGAATCGTGCGCTCGGCCCCGCCTGTTGCTCACAGCCCGGCCCAGGGCGCTGCGGGCGGCacgggcggcgcgggcggcgcgggcgCGGAGCCGCGGGGCGGGTgcaaggcgggggcggggcctctgcgCCCGGGCCGCCTCCTCGGCCTATAACTGAGCCCCCGGGCTCCTCGCTCCCACACGGCCCCCACCGGACCCGTGAAGCGGCTTCGCCCCTTGCTTTGGACCTCGGGCCTCACTCCTCCTCCAGATGGACCCCAAGTGCTCCTGCCCCACTGGTAAGGGAGCCCTGCCTTTGAGCCTTAGGATGCCCCCTTCCCGGGCACAGGACGAGAAGGGAGGGCTTTGAGTTTTGAGCTCAGGAGGACTCCTGTCACGGGTCCAGGGCTTTCTTGGTAGCCAGGCTCCTGAGGGCACGTCAGTCTCCCTTTGCCTCTCCGTTGACACTGAGGGCACGGAGGCTCCAGGCTGTCCTTCTTGAGGTCACCCGGCAGGTCAGGGGATTGCTAGACCGGGACCCAGCGTCTGGAGGAGGCCTCGGACCTGCCACGATTtgatgggaggagggggcgcTGCCTCTTTGGGGTTCAGGCCA harbors:
- the LOC117309079 gene encoding metallothionein-1E-like encodes the protein MDPKCSCPTGGSCGCAGSCTCKACRCTSCKKSCCSCCPVGCAKCAQGCVCKGASDKCSCCA